In the Euphorbia lathyris chromosome 5, ddEupLath1.1, whole genome shotgun sequence genome, one interval contains:
- the LOC136230903 gene encoding uncharacterized protein produces the protein MKLKPPLLKYFLLSLFISFPLLLFFFPLKTNPPPQNPPPSAAKDLKIRRGFTSYDSYIQRQLNKTLNPKLRKIWTTRDWDRKVQVFAGFFQNLKQRNLLFNDSKALSIGARVGQEVEALRRVGVNDSVGIDLVPFPPLVIKGDFHHQPFDDETFDFEFSNVFDHALYPDKFVAEIERTLKRGGVCVLHVAISRRSDKYSANDLYSTQPLMDLFKKSEVVHIRKVDGFGLDTEVVFRKKKKELI, from the coding sequence ATGAAACTAAAACCACCTCTACTCAAATACTTCCTTCTCTCCCTTTTCATTTCATTCCCtctccttctcttcttcttccctctCAAAACAAACCCGCCACCGCAAAACCCACCGCCTTCCGCCGCTAAAGATTTAAAAATCCGGCGAGGCTTCACATCCTACGATTCCTACATACAACGTCAACTCAACAAAACTCTTAACCCTAAATTACGAAAGATTTGGACCACTCGCGATTGGGATCGTAAAGTTCAAGTCTTCGCCGGATTTTTCCAGAATTTGAAGCAAAGGAACCTCCTTTTCAACGATTCCAAGGCTCTAAGCATCGGAGCTAGAGTCGGACAGGAGGTGGAGGCGTTAAGACGCGTCGGAGTTAACGATTCCGTCGGTATTGACCTTGTGCCTTTTCCACCGTTGGTTATAAAAGGTGACTTCCATCATCAGCCGTTCGATGATGAGACTTTCGATTTTGAGTTTTCTAACGTGTTTGACCACGCGCTGTATCCGGATAAGTTTGTGGCGGAGATTGAACGGACGTTGAAACGTGGAGGGGTTTGCGTTCTACACGTGGCGATTTCTAGACGGTCGGATAAATATTCGGCGAATGATTTGTACAGTACTCAGCCGTTGATGGACTTGTTTAAGAAATCGGAGGTTGTTCATATCCGGAAAGTTGACGGGTTCGGGTTGGACACCGAGGTGGTTttcagaaaaaagaaaaaagagctgATTTAG